From the Salmo trutta chromosome 30, fSalTru1.1, whole genome shotgun sequence genome, one window contains:
- the si:ch211-251b21.1 gene encoding probable glutamate receptor, with protein sequence MKALIGLVVCAVALLSGCCTAGPAALSITTILQEPCTMTQGSELEGYCIDLLAEIAKKLGFKYEVHLVKDGKYGRQDESGNWLGMIGEVVRGEADLAVAALTLTATRELSVEMSTPFLQTGVGFILSRDLGSEESHFVSFLFPFSTEMWVGVLVAFLVTGLCIYLVARISPCEWADPETDEHSFTLLHSFWYITGALTLQGAGPHPKGLSGRIISAIWWVFAVVLLACYFSNFNTMLRSDTKHVSVKNFDELARQDVIDYGTVEGGTTFNFFKNSNNPTYRRIFQHMERKKSCVPSVEEGIRRAQEGNYAFIGEAASLDLAVARYCNLIRSSELIAMRGYSIAAPLGSPMMKNITVAILQLSESGELAYLQSKWWANSCMPDGGQAPQALQAHLLRGLFMLLALGCGLGLLIALLELASKARDQAKDQKKSCCSVLSAELSQRFRSGRANAGTETSEKSKA encoded by the exons ATGAAAGCGTTGATTGGATTGGTCGTGTGTGCCGTGGCACTGCTATCTGGGTGTTGCACTGCtg GGCCTGCAGCGTTATCCATCACCACTATATTG CAAGAGCCATGCACTATGACCCAAGGGTCTGAGCTGGAGGGGTATTGCATTGACCTGCTCGCGGAGATCGCCAAGAAGTTGGGCTTCAAGTACGAAGTGCACCTGGTGAAGGACGGCAAATACGGACGACAGGACGAGAGCGGAAACTGGCTGGGGATGATCGGGGAGGTGGTCCGAGGG GAGGCCGACCTGGCGGTCGCCGCTCTGACCCTAACTGCAACCAGGGAGCTGTCGGTGGAGATGAGTACTCCCTTCTTGCAGACCGGTGTTGGCTTCATCCTGAGCAGGGACCTGGGCTCCGAGGAGAGCCACTTCGTCAGCTTCCTCTTCCCCTTCTCCACGGAGATGTGGGTGGGTGTCCTCGTGGCCTTCCTGGTGACTGGCCTCTGCATTTATCTGGTGGCCAG GATAAGCCCCTGTGAGTGGGCTGACCCCGAGACAGACGAACACAGCTTCACCCTCCTGCACAGCTTCTGGTACATCACCGGAGCCCTGACACTGCAAG GTGCTGGCCCACACCCTAAAGGCCTGTCTGGCCGCATTATCAGCGCCATCTGGTGGGTGTTTGCGGTGGTGCTCCTGGCCTGCTACTTCAGCAACTTCAACACCATGCTACGCTCCGACACCAAACACGTCTCGGTGAAGAACTTCGATGAGCTGGCCAGACAGGACGTCATTGACTATGGAACAGTGGAAGGCGGCACCACGTTCAATTTCTTCAAA AACTCCAACAACCCCACCTACCGACGCATCTTTCAGCACATGGAGAGGAAGAAGAGTTGTGTGCCTTCTGTGGAAGAGGGCATTAGACGTGCCCAGGAAGGCAACTACGCCTTCATTGGTGAAGCAGCGTCTCTGGACCTGGCTGTGGCTCGCTACTGCAACCTGATCCGCAGCAGTGAACTCATTGCCATGAGAGGGTACAGCATTGCAGCGCCCCTAG GCTCCCCTATGATGAAGAACATAACGGTGGCCATACTGCAGCTGAGTGAGTCTGGGGAATTGGCGTACCTGCAGAGTAAGTGGTGGGCCAATAGCTGTATGCCAGACGGGGGCCAAGCCCCACAGGCCCTCCAGGCCCACCTCCTGAGGGGCCTCTTCATGCTGCTGGCCCTGGGGTGTGGCCTGGGCCTCCTCATTGCCCTCCTGGAGCTTGCCTCCAAGGCCCGCGACCAAGCCAAGGACCAGAAG AAATCCTGCTGCTCAGTATTGTCGGCAGAGCTGAGTCAACGTTTCAGATCGGGCAGGGCGAATGCAGGGACAGAGACTTCAGAGAAGAGCAAAGCGTAA